A single genomic interval of Lentimicrobium saccharophilum harbors:
- a CDS encoding DUF1648 domain-containing protein, with protein MLTRKNKKIRNPLKPYRPPRYGVVLESAGWVVLAATWLFVLISYEHLPYIIPTHFDAAGQADAYGAKSAILMLPVISTVIFIVVSLVSFLPRMLSLKETLSPLEAGRKYGGIILLLVSTKLIMAAAFGYLAFRTIQQAKGNSAGLGGWFLPVFIALTFIPVLLFVTGRLRKT; from the coding sequence ATGTTAACAAGAAAAAACAAGAAGATCCGCAATCCCCTGAAGCCTTACCGGCCTCCCCGCTACGGAGTTGTCCTTGAATCTGCCGGGTGGGTTGTGCTTGCCGCCACCTGGCTGTTTGTACTGATCAGCTACGAGCATCTGCCCTACATTATCCCCACGCATTTCGACGCGGCCGGGCAGGCCGACGCATACGGTGCAAAGTCAGCCATACTTATGCTGCCGGTGATTTCCACGGTAATATTTATCGTGGTCAGCCTCGTCAGCTTCCTGCCCCGTATGCTGAGCCTTAAAGAAACCCTGAGCCCTTTGGAGGCGGGGCGGAAATATGGCGGCATTATACTTCTGCTGGTCTCAACGAAGCTGATCATGGCTGCGGCCTTCGGTTATCTGGCCTTCCGGACCATTCAGCAGGCAAAAGGGAATTCAGCGGGACTGGGCGGATGGTTTCTGCCGGTTTTTATTGCACTGACATTTATTCCCGTGCTCTTATTCGTAACCGGCAGGCTCCGGAAAACCTGA
- a CDS encoding glycine zipper domain-containing protein → MKRFLMILVALSMVIAGSKTTRTQRGAAVGAATGAALGVIIGKTAGNTSAGAVIGATVGGVAGAFIVKQMEKKPGKSCAKCLMTMNWPSITSLLIWAPK, encoded by the coding sequence ATGAAGCGATTTTTGATGATTTTAGTTGCATTATCGATGGTGATAGCGGGTTCTAAAACCACCCGCACGCAGCGTGGTGCTGCAGTCGGAGCCGCCACCGGAGCCGCCCTGGGAGTCATCATAGGAAAAACGGCAGGCAATACCAGCGCCGGTGCGGTTATCGGCGCCACCGTCGGTGGAGTGGCCGGGGCCTTTATCGTTAAACAGATGGAAAAAAAGCCGGGGAAATCATGCGCAAAGTGCCTGATGACGATGAACTGGCCAAGTATTACAAGCCTTTTGATATGGGCGCCAAAGTGA
- a CDS encoding cold-shock protein: MKTGKVKFFNESKGYGFILDDESGKEYFVHATGLIDRINEGDSVTFELQEGKKGLNAVKVKLA; encoded by the coding sequence ATGAAAACAGGAAAAGTAAAATTCTTCAACGAATCAAAAGGTTACGGATTTATTCTTGACGACGAGTCAGGAAAAGAGTACTTCGTTCATGCTACCGGCCTCATCGACCGTATCAATGAAGGTGATTCAGTAACGTTTGAACTTCAGGAAGGAAAGAAAGGCTTAAATGCCGTAAAGGTTAAATTAGCCTAA
- a CDS encoding valine--tRNA ligase, whose translation MEIPAKYDPSGIENKWYQYWLDNKFFHSVPDEREPYTIVIPPPNVTGVLHMGHMLNNTIQDVLVRRARMQGKNALWLPGTDHASIATEAKVVAKLKEEGIEKSSLTREEFLAHAWEWKEKHGGIILEQLKKLGASCDWERTKFTMDESMYESVIDVFIDLYNKGLIYRGVRMVNWDPKALTALSDEEVIYKEVKSKLYYVRYKVEDSADEWVTIATTRPETILGDTAVCYHPEDERFKHLAGKRVLVPLVKRSVPMIADEYVDREFGTGCLKITPAHDINDYNIGLKHNLESIDIFNNNGTLNEKALLYVGQDRFAVRERIVEDLLNHGHILKIEDYVNNVGFSERTDEVIEPKLSVQWFMKMDEMAKPALDVVMNDTVKFHPEKFKNTYRHWMENVRDWCISRQLWWGQRIPAYYLKTGEVIVAKSIEEALEKARILTGNSALLPQDLRQDEDVLDTWFSSWLWPISVFDGIRNPGNPDIKYYYPTNDLVTAPEILFFWVARMIMAGLEYQHDIPFKNVYLTGIVRDKLGRKMSKSLGNSPDPLELISRFGADGVRVGMLLTSPAGNDLPFDESLCEQGRNFSNKIWNALRLVKGWTIDPELPQPAYATVAVQWFESRFNDALAQIEENFSKYRLSEALMAVYKLVWDDFCAWYLEMVKPGYQQPIDPATMSATTAFFGRLMQVLHPFMPFITEEIWQLLEERKPGESIMVSTIPVSGTYDSALLSAFEHAEQVVIGIRNMRKEKNIAFKDSIELLIKGENPASAYDGVVAKLGNVSALRYVDDKPSAAAGFLVKSTEYYIPLGEGVDLAEEREKLQKELDYMQGFLDSVMKKLGNERFVSNAKPEIVDNEKRKQADAEAKIQLLKARLGELK comes from the coding sequence ATGGAAATTCCCGCCAAATACGACCCTTCGGGCATTGAGAACAAATGGTACCAATACTGGCTCGACAATAAATTCTTTCATTCGGTTCCGGACGAGCGCGAACCATATACCATAGTGATCCCTCCGCCCAACGTTACCGGAGTGCTTCACATGGGCCACATGCTCAACAATACCATTCAGGATGTGCTGGTGCGGCGTGCCCGGATGCAGGGGAAAAACGCCCTGTGGCTGCCGGGAACGGATCATGCTTCCATCGCGACGGAAGCCAAGGTGGTGGCCAAACTTAAAGAAGAAGGCATCGAAAAATCGTCGCTTACCCGTGAAGAGTTTCTGGCACATGCCTGGGAATGGAAGGAAAAACACGGTGGTATCATCCTGGAACAGCTGAAGAAACTCGGCGCTTCCTGCGACTGGGAACGCACAAAGTTTACCATGGACGAATCCATGTACGAGTCGGTGATCGATGTGTTTATTGACCTGTACAACAAGGGACTTATCTACCGCGGGGTGCGTATGGTGAACTGGGACCCCAAAGCCCTGACCGCCCTCAGCGATGAGGAGGTGATTTACAAAGAAGTTAAATCAAAACTTTATTACGTCCGTTATAAGGTTGAAGACAGCGCCGACGAATGGGTTACCATCGCCACCACCCGTCCCGAGACCATTCTGGGCGATACGGCGGTATGTTACCATCCTGAAGACGAGCGGTTTAAACACCTTGCCGGGAAACGCGTACTGGTGCCCCTGGTCAAACGGTCGGTTCCTATGATCGCCGATGAATATGTGGATCGCGAGTTTGGTACCGGATGCCTTAAAATCACGCCTGCCCACGATATCAACGACTACAATATCGGGCTGAAACACAATCTGGAGTCCATCGATATTTTCAACAACAACGGAACGCTGAACGAGAAAGCCCTGCTATACGTCGGACAGGACCGTTTTGCCGTGCGCGAACGGATTGTTGAAGACCTGCTGAATCACGGCCATATCCTTAAAATTGAGGACTATGTGAATAACGTTGGTTTCTCGGAGCGTACCGACGAGGTGATTGAACCCAAGCTTTCGGTGCAGTGGTTCATGAAAATGGATGAAATGGCCAAACCGGCCCTGGATGTGGTGATGAACGACACGGTGAAGTTTCATCCCGAGAAATTCAAAAATACCTACCGCCACTGGATGGAGAATGTACGCGACTGGTGCATCAGCCGTCAGCTTTGGTGGGGACAGCGGATTCCCGCCTATTATCTTAAAACAGGAGAGGTTATCGTTGCGAAATCGATTGAGGAGGCGCTCGAAAAAGCCCGTATTCTCACCGGAAATTCCGCATTGCTCCCTCAGGACCTCAGGCAGGACGAGGATGTGCTGGATACCTGGTTTTCCTCCTGGCTGTGGCCCATCTCTGTATTCGACGGCATCCGTAATCCGGGTAATCCCGATATAAAATACTATTACCCGACCAACGATCTGGTAACCGCGCCGGAGATCCTGTTCTTCTGGGTTGCCCGGATGATCATGGCAGGGCTTGAATATCAGCATGATATCCCGTTTAAAAATGTTTACCTGACTGGGATTGTAAGAGATAAGCTTGGCCGTAAGATGTCGAAGTCACTCGGCAATTCGCCCGATCCGCTGGAGCTGATTTCACGGTTCGGCGCCGACGGAGTAAGGGTGGGAATGCTGCTCACATCCCCGGCAGGGAACGACCTTCCGTTTGATGAAAGCCTCTGCGAGCAGGGACGCAACTTCAGCAATAAAATATGGAATGCACTCCGGCTGGTCAAAGGATGGACCATCGACCCGGAGTTACCCCAGCCCGCCTATGCCACGGTGGCTGTGCAGTGGTTTGAGTCGCGGTTTAACGATGCCCTGGCGCAGATTGAGGAGAACTTCAGTAAATACAGGCTGTCGGAAGCCCTGATGGCAGTGTATAAACTGGTGTGGGACGACTTTTGCGCATGGTACCTCGAGATGGTGAAGCCCGGCTATCAGCAACCCATCGACCCGGCTACCATGTCGGCAACCACAGCATTTTTCGGCAGGCTGATGCAGGTGCTGCACCCCTTTATGCCTTTTATTACCGAGGAAATATGGCAACTGCTCGAAGAGCGTAAACCAGGCGAAAGCATTATGGTAAGTACAATACCGGTCTCCGGAACTTATGATTCAGCGTTGCTGTCGGCCTTCGAACATGCAGAACAGGTCGTGATCGGTATCAGAAACATGCGCAAGGAGAAAAACATTGCCTTTAAGGACAGTATTGAACTGCTTATTAAAGGGGAGAACCCTGCATCCGCTTATGACGGGGTGGTGGCCAAGCTGGGGAATGTGAGCGCCTTAAGATATGTGGATGATAAACCATCGGCTGCCGCAGGTTTTCTTGTAAAATCCACTGAATATTACATTCCCCTTGGCGAAGGCGTGGACCTGGCTGAGGAGCGTGAAAAATTGCAAAAAGAACTGGATTATATGCAGGGATTTCTTGATTCAGTGATGAAAAAACTGGGCAACGAACGCTTCGTCAGCAATGCAAAACCTGAAATTGTTGATAATGAAAAGCGTAAGCAGGCCGATGCTGAAGCAAAAATTCAACTGCTCAAAGCCCGGCTCGGAGAATTGAAATAG